Proteins encoded in a region of the Thunnus thynnus chromosome 8, fThuThy2.1, whole genome shotgun sequence genome:
- the bmb gene encoding protein brambleberry, with translation MGHLLLHHLYFLLISMLACQCPAVSGLFEWLRQTDNPPPAAAAPPSPAAAPALLAKDAQFEITTADEKFLAEAKQLELSPLDSCHHRVVARLKASCESLSEEQLAKLGVVLFNCQAEIEGRRTYPCTEEMSLKECTADMDSDTWNAYHIVSNRARSVCYATRQQLFRRRAEHTVNALISTATSQLDAMKDLKEGQLELRELTAASLDKVLEGHSALQAQQGKLHEGQEQMESSLKDNLMRLSQEKALIASGQELVAQLIHGITRRMENVSENLQVQGLEVQDSHKAIVKDLADVRHQAQDIYQKIDHSMLEFLQYQDQTSQYYTDLMNKLERMNSTLGVMLHYLDNMQSRIEERLHMIQGYLGWAGLSLTALWTCIAHTGYLVLCAVMLTFLRCPGFSRAMLLFTVPMNALAEINQQPALDLTSLSLLLLTLSLAHWCVNQLWACLQLRGKPAVPLSLASCEIVEQQKPVSSGHSYPPSSTPQKDEKNGFIQDDLLNQDSFILGDLGTSVVSPSHRKPIPESRFMPIIGTPSHSTPRLIPQAVLSAALIDDIPLRNHGCVFDAVNDSHDFVNDSRSASPTPSLVSNSSLSGRQLCNGVTKTGKACKKRAVPGQEYCRVHEGGHSSYLHS, from the exons ATGGGCCATCTCCTGCTCCACCACCTGTATTTCCTGCTGATCAGCATGCTGGCCTGCCAGTGTCCTGCAGTCAGCGGGCTGTTTGAGTGGCTGAGGCAGACAGACaatcctcctccagcagcagcagcacctccTTCACCTGCAGCAGCTCCGGCACTTCTTGCTAAGGATGCTCAGTTTGAAATAACCACTGCTGATGAGAAGTTTTTGGCTGAGGCAAAACAACTGGAGCTCAGCCCTTTGGATAGCTGTCATCACAGG GTGGTTGCCAGACTGAAGGCGAGCTGTGAAAGCCTCTCAGAGGAGCAGCTTGCGAAGCTCGGAGTCGTTCTGTTTAACTGCCAGGCAGAGATCGAAGGGCGCCGGACCTACCCCTGCACGGAGGAAATG AGTTTAAAAGAGTGTACGGCAGACATGGATTCAGACACATGGAATGCGTACCACATAGTGAGCAACAGAGCGCGCTCTGTGTGCTATGCGACTCGCCAGCAGCTCTTCCGTCGCAGGGCAGAGCACACCGTCAACGCTCTCATCTCCACAGCCACCAGCCAGCTAGATGCAATGAAAGACCTGAAG GAAGGCCAGTTGGAGCTGAGGGAACTGACTGCAGCCTCGCTGGACAAGGTGCTTGAGGGCCACAGTGCCCTGCAGGCCCAACAGGGGAAGCTGCATGAGGGCCAGGAGCAAATGGAGAGTTCACTGAAGGACAACCTGATGCGTCTGAGCCAGGAGAAGGCCCTCATCGCCTCTGGACAGGAGCTGGTGGCCCAGCTCATTCATGGCATTACAAGGAGAATGG AGAATGTCAGTGAGAATTTGCAGGTTCAAGGCTTGGAGGTGCAGGACAGCCACAAGGCGATCGTTAAAGACCTGGCAGATGTCAGACATCAAGCTCAGGACATCTACCAAAAAATTG ACCACAGTATGTTAGAGTTTCTGCAGTACCAGGACCAGACCTCCCAGTACTACACTGACCTGATGAACAAATTGGAGCGTATGAACAGCACGCTGGGAGTCATGCTGCACTACCTGGATAACATGCAGAGCCGCATAGAGGAAAGACTGCACATGATCCAGGGCTACCTTGGCTGGGCAG GTTTGAGCCTGACAGCCTTGTGGACGTGTATAGCACATACAGGCTATCTCGTcctgtgtgctgtcatgctgacgTTCCTGCGATGTCCGGGTTTCTCTCGTGCGATGCTGCTGTTCACCGTTCCCATGAACGCGCTAGCTGAGATCAACCAGCAGCCGGCGCTGGATCTCACCAGCCTCAGCCTGCtgctcctcactctctctctgg CTCACTGGTGTGTGAATCAGCTGTGGGCGTGCCTCCAGCTCAGAGGAAAGCCGGCTGTCCCGCTGTCACTGGCCTCCTGTGAAATAGTGGAGCAACAGAAGCCGGTTTCATCCGGCCATTCATATCCACCATCCTCTACACCGCAGAA AGATGAAAAGAACGGTTTCATCCAAGACGACCTGCTGAATCAGGACAGCTTCATATTAG GTGATCTTGGCACGTCAGTCGTGTCTCCCTCTCACAGGAAACCGATACCAGAGTCCAGGTTCATGCCGATAATCGGCACACCGAGTCACTCCACTCCCAGACTGATACCACAAGCAGTTCTGTCAGCG gctCTGATTGATGATATCCCCCTGAGGAACCACGGATGTGTTTTTGATGCTGTGAACGACTCGCATGATTTTGTGAATGACTCACGAAGTGCGAGTCCTACTCCGTCACTAGTCAGCAACAG CTCTCTGTCAGGTCGTCAGCTGTGCAACGGCGTCACAAAAACAGGGAAGGCTTGTAAGAAGAGAGCCGTACCAGGACAAGAATACTGCCGAGTCCATGAAGGGGGCCACAGCTCCTACCTTCACTCCTGA
- the LOC137187366 gene encoding GDP-L-fucose synthase-like — protein MNCQGDHTGPMRVLVTGGSGLVGRAIQHIVKEEGGGKEGEEWVFLSSKDANLMNMEETRAVFKKHRPTHVIHLAAMVGGLFKNMKYNLDFWRNNVYINDNVLQAAHEVGAVKVVSCLSTCIFPDKTTYPIDETMIHNGPPHESNFGYAYAKRMIDVHNRAYFQQHGRCYTAVIPTNVFGPHDNFSIEDGHVLPGLIHKAYTAQKEGKPLVVWGSGTPRRQFIYSLDLARLFLWVLREYPEVDPIILSVGEEDEVSIKEAADAVVQALGFKGEVVYDTSKADGQFKKTASNAKLHQYLPDFTFTPFKQALKETCDWFVANYDTARK, from the exons ATGAACTGTCAGGGGGATCACACCGGCCCAATGAGGGTGCTGGTGACAGGAGGGTCCGGCCTGGTTGGGAGGGCCATACAGCATATAGtcaaagaggaaggaggaggcaAGGAGGGGGAAGAATGGGTATTCCTCTCCTCCAAAGATGCCAACCTCAT GAACATGGAGGAGACACGGGCGGTGTTTAAGAAACATCGACCCACTCATGTCATCCACCTGGCTGCTATGGTGGGAGGGCTTTTCAAGAACATGAAGTATAACCTGGACTTTTGG AGGAACAACGTCTACATCAATGACAACGTGCTGCAGGCAGCACATGAAGTGGGCGCCGTCAAGGTCGTTTCTTGCCTTTCTACCTGCATCTTCCCAGATAAGACCACCTATCCCATCGATGAGACGATG ATCCATAACGGTCCACCCCACGAGTCAAACTTTGGCTACGCCTATGCAAAGAGAATGATTGACGTTCACAACAG GGCGTATTTCCAGCAGCACGGCCGCTGCTATACAGCTGTAATCCCCACTAATGTGTTCGGTCCTCATGACAACTTCAGCATTGAGGATGGTCATGTGCTGCCAGGCCTCATCCACAAAGCTTACACCGCTCAAA AGGAAGGGAAGCCCTTGGTGGTCTGGGGCTCCGGCACTCCCAGAAGGCAGTTCATCTACTCGTTGGACTTGGCTCGTCTCTTCCTGTGGGTTCTGAGGGAATATCCGGAGGTTGATCCGATCATCCTCTCTG TTGGCGAGGAAGATGAAGTGTCCATCAAAGAAGCAGCAGATGCAGTTGTGCAAGCGCTGGGCTTTAAAGGCGAAGTGGTG TATGATACCAGTAAAGCAGACGGCCAGTTCAAAAAGACAGCCAGTAATGCAAAGCTGCACCAGTATCTGCCAGACTTCACCTTCACACCGTTTAAACAAG CTTTGAAGGAAACCTGTGATTGGTTCGTTGCCAACTATGACACAGCTCGCAAGTGA